The Zalophus californianus isolate mZalCal1 chromosome 7, mZalCal1.pri.v2, whole genome shotgun sequence genome includes a region encoding these proteins:
- the LOC113927202 gene encoding 40S ribosomal protein S18-like: MSLVIPEKFQHILRVLNTNIDGRWKIAFAITAIKGVGRRYAHVVLRKADIDLTKRAGELTEDEVERVITIMQNPRQYKIPDWFLNRQKDVKDGKYSQVLANGLDNKLLEDLERLKKIRAHRGLCHFWGLRVRGQHTKTTGRRGRTVGVSEKK, from the coding sequence ATGTCTCTAGTGATCCCTGAGAAGTTCCAGCACATTTTGCGAGTACTCAACACCAATATCGATGGGCGGTGGAAAATAGCCTTTGCCATCACTGCAATTAAGGGTGTGGGGCGAAGATATGCTCATGTAGTGTTGAGGAAAGCAGACATCGATCTCACCAAAAGGGCCGGAGAGCTCACTGAGGATGAGGTGGAACGTGTGATCACCATTATGCAGAATCCTCGCCAGTATAAGATCCCAGACTGGTTTTTGAACAGACAAAAGGACGTGAAGGATGGAAAGTACAGCCAGGTCCTGGCCAATGGCCTGGACAACAAACTTCTAGAAGACctggagagactgaagaaaattAGGGCCCACAGAGGGCTGTGCCACTTCTGGGGACTTCGTGTCCGAGGCCAGCACACCAAGACCACAGGGCGCCGTGGCCGCACCGTGGGTGTGTCcgagaagaaataa